The genomic DNA AAGCAGAGAATGCGAGCTGGCGGCCGCTGACGAAGTACTGTTCGGCGAGATCCTGATTAACCTCCGAAACCTGAACTCCGATGGCGAGAACAAGATAGAAGATTGAGCTGACAGTATCTTCATCGACAGTCGGATTCCCGACCCAGTTGGCGAGCCGCTGATAGAACTCCTCGAGATCGAATAGATCTAGTAGAGGACTGGTAGCAAGGACATATTGTCGAGCGAGTCGTTGCGCCTCGTCATTACTCGGTGGCGCAGATAATGGTCCTGTTTGGGTAGCAGAACTACCCTGAAATGCCTCAAGCATGGAGTGCCGTGACGTATCCTCTGTAAACTCACACCGCCCTATTGACAAAGAGACGATACGACGTACACTTTGCAGAAACGACAAGCTCGCAGAGTCGCCAATATACATGAATTTTCCTTGCCCATCACGAAGCAGCCTAGCGACCTTAGGCACAGGCGCCGTCCCGTCCTTGTCATCCGTTGTCTGTTGCTCCAAGTCTGCGCTATGATCCTCGAGGGCGTTCAGTAGGCGATCCATGGCCGTTTGCCTCTGCGGAGTCGGCACCATGTGCTCACTAAGAAGCATAGTCTCCTTAGGAGCATTAGCCTTTAGTAAACGGGCCGGTTTGTCTGAGAAGTTGCATTCCGCTTCCTTGCGACGCTGTATGCAGATCGTACACGGCTGTTCTCCGTTACATTTCTGCTTTCTCCGTTTACAGCTGTCGCAAGCTCTCCTGCATCGGAGCCGCGCGCCAGGAGCTGTACTAGCCCTCGGCATGGCCTAAAACTGTAGCGTCTTTGCGCAAGTGATCGGGCCACGGGATACTCATGGATGCACGGAAGGTCGGTCGGTGCCAAGACGCGGGGTCAGTCACGTTGAGAAGTTGGATTGCAAAGCTGAAAGAGTGCCAGGACCCAAACTGGCTATCGAGTGCTCAGAGAATCATTTTTCGGTGGGCAAACCCATAATTAGTGCAACAGTCAGAATGCTAGCgtgggaaagaaaaaaaaaatgaagcGGCAGTTGTATATGACGATCCGATCCCCGGGGATTGGCGTTGCGGAGATAGTTGCTTACTTAACTGTCCCTTGCACGAGCCTTTCCCTTAAAAGTGAAAATCACAAAGCAGCTAGAGAGCTTTATCATCAAGTGCTTCGGGACATCTTTGCAGGACCTTTCAATCGGGATGAATGAAAGGATCCGGACTCTAATGTAGGTTTGAAAAACACACTCATTTCGCTTGTATGTCGTTCTATCGCACATTCTTGGACCTTCATCGAAGAACTACAGCAATACAGACGCTAGCTGCCATATGGAACACGATCCTCCAGGGTCTCTCGTCATATTTTCAGAAGCTTCGTGCGAAGACGAAAAATATCCATGGGCGTAGTTTATTAATTATTATTGATATTCCATACGATCCCCGCCCTTTTATTCTGACCGAAATGATACCACTTTGCCCCAAGTGTCAGCTGTGCCCCAAATGCCCTGTCGCAGGCACGACAGTTGAACAATTTGACTATGGTCGACGAACAAGTTCACATCGATGCCGAACTCCCTTATATACCAGTTGAATACCTTGGGATCTGCGGCCTCGAACATGACCCGCTCGGACGGCAATTCCTTCATTATTGTGGACACAACGTCAGTCCGCCATGACTGCACGTTTTCTGTTATACCCTCAGATTCGATCATTAACCGTTCGACACCCACGTCCAAGAATTTACGCCCCATGTTAACGAGCTTCCCAGGATCAGAAGTCCCAATAGCCTCAAGGCCAGAAGCAGGTGTATCACCTCCAGCACCAAACTGAATGCCGAGCTCTGGTTTTGCCTTCAACTTGTATGCGTGGACTTTGTCAACCAGGCCGAGCCAGTCATCTTCTGGGAACGATAAGAAGCCAGACGACAGTTCAATGACATCGAATCTTTCAATGTGTTAGCCTCAAACCTGGCAAATGGTACGAGATACAGAGTCTTGACGAGCGTAAACTAACCCGAGATCCTTGCATTTCTTGAGATACTTATCAAAGACAGTATTGGCGTCGGGATGTGTGAGAAGATGCTCGGCCCATCCCCCCTGTGATCAGTGGACCCCGGTTAGGTGCTAATTCCTAGTTTCTGCGATTGGGCAGAACCTACGGTTGAAACATAAACACCGTAGTCGTGGGCGAGGTCTATCAGTTCTCTCAAGGGCTTCTCctggaagagagagaaagagcCTGGATCTCAATCAGCCGAGCTAAACAGGTGGGTACATTTCAGTGATACGTACCTCCTGCAAATTTTAGACCGTCTACATGGGTGCCCATTCTGAGAGGAGCGTCAATACCTATCCTTGGGAATCCCTTTGCGGCTCTTCCGATGCTTACGTTTCTAAAACGTCGGCTAAGTATCGCTTTCCCATCACCTGGATTGGCACCGCATGTATCAGCTCTGCAATTCTTGCTCTGCACTATGCTCACTCCGGCTTGTCTTCCTTCCGGAAAGCGCATACCGTATAGTATGGACCTCTGATTTCTGTGACTCCTTTGCCTCTAGGCTTAGGAGGCCTAGGGTTTGATCGTGCAAATCCAAATCCATGGTGTTTGTCTTGGAGCAATGTCAGTTGCTTTTGCGCCTGATATGATGTCGCAAATTGTCTTGATAACCCAGTTTTGACGAGTCTGAATCTCTGTCGAGGGACAGGCCCGGCAATATATTTCGGGATCGTACCGACGCGAGAGGTGGATGCCAGCATCATCTCCAATTTTGTGCGTACAAATTGATGCGATTATGCTGAGATTTTACCTTATGATTGGGCAGCTCGAATCTTCCTTTGGTTTCGGCACTCGCATGGCGTATAAATCGAGATCTAGCTGCGATAATCAAGGGTAATATGGCCATAAATGCAGTTCCCGTTATTGTTTGACGTCAAGCAGATGTAACTCTGACGCGGAATATCTAAACAATGAATAGTAGGTCCTTCTCAGTCACCTCGCATAACATCATGAGGTCAGGATGGCGAACAGTCATGAGGGCTGTGACGTTATTTATTCCCTGAGGACCTTGTCTAGAGGTTACGACATCCATGCTAAGTGTGAGATTCCAATTATCAGTGAAATAGGAGTGTCCAATAGATGTATTTGACTAAGGGGTCCCATGCTCGTCTCCCTATGGACCGATCAACGCACGATTGAGGTCCCATATTCTTGGCTTCTTTGCCATAATAGCGTGCATCCTCTACTGTCCCTTGCCGTATGAAGCAAGATGAGCCTGGGGTTATGTGAGTTATCTAATCTGATATGCTGAAGCTAGCATGGAATTGAATGGTCGACATCGGTACCCATTCAAAGAAGTACCCATGACATTTTACATTCTTATCTGCGTAGGCATTGAAAAGTAGAAGACTATCGTTTTCCCACATATGCTACATTTCGAAGGACCTGTGCCATCTGAGAGGGGAACACTTCAGTCCCTCTTCCATTGATACTCCATGGTTCGAGATATAAATTGATACCAACCCCGCTTGGAACTCTCCGAATTATCTTCAGTATGACGCAACACAGATATAATGTTGTATGTCAGTTATCACCTTTACTACTACTCGTCCTTTATTCTCCTGAATGGGAGTTGTATACGTGTATGCGATACCCAAAAAGGGGATAACAttcaagaggaagaaaaaagaaggCAGAAGGACCCGCTAGTAAGTTTCAGATCTCTAGCATAACTGAGCTGAACTCACAAGCCTGACATTCTAACCGGACTGAGCTAAATCAGAGCAACATTGGCTGTCGAATTAGAAAGGTTCAATATCAGTTTGACTACATATTATGTAGCTTAGAAACCTCATGTACAAATCGAAGCCCTGCAGCCCACGGTGTTGGTCTTCTGGTTATCTGTAGATGTGCCATCTTCCAGGTAATCATGGTTTCAACAGGGGTGCCTTTCAACTACAGACTCATGATTCAAAAACCACAGGCTCCATCCAGCCAAGGTACGTATTTTCGGAAGTCGGATACCTGATGCGCCGGCTCGGTGAAGTTCGCTTTCCGGTGCCGTCAGTAAGTAATTTTTGTAGTGACGAAATATCGGTATGACGAGTTCAAGCGCTGATACCGTCTCTTGATCAGGTCTCTCTTATTTTAGAGGCGGGGTGTCACTGATCCTGATAGAGAGGCATATCAAAACTCTTCTCGCACATACGACCTTTACTGAAGTTTCCTCTCCTGGATGGCAGGCTTGGAATACACATGGTGATGATCATGGTTGACCTTCAGTCATGTGGTTGTGCATAAATCTCTAcctatagtaatagtattcCATTAATAATGAACCAGCTGAAGGGATAATTATCATGTACACCCCATCATTGGTTGAAGCCTCGCCGCACAGGCCAAGTTTATGGAGTACTGTATCACTAATAAGGTAGCTACCCATTGTAACCCAGGTTCATGTGACGTGGCACAAGTGCCGTATCTACGCAGACAAAGCGAGGTAGGTAGGAATAGAACTTGTTTGACCGTACGGATTACCACAGCTGATTGGTAGTAAGGGCCACAGATGGAAAGAAAGGTTTTTCAGGCGAAGCGCAAAATTCACTGTATTAGAGAGGTACTCATTTTCGAGAATCTTCAAAATTTCTACAGAACCCACAACATGATGGGACCATGACTCTATGTGTAAGGTTTCCGGACTCCGATGCCCAGATTCTGATAGGGCTGTTCTTGGGCTTTCCGCGATTCTCGCTTGGCCCTCCCATCCTCTCTTGGCATTTTTCGTGTTTGACAGTGAACAACAACTGACATTGTGACAAACATTGAATTTTTAAAGTGGATAGGGCAGTAGATATATATGATGGCAAAGCACAAAGGAGTAGATTATAATGACTGATAATCTAGACAGCATGGAGCTCCTAGTTGACCTGGTATACACTACGGAGGTAGATACGAAGTCATCATTGCATACTGAGAAGGCCCTTAGTGCACAAATGTTATGAATGTTCCCTGGAATGCTCCCCTGATAATGCATGGGTCCCTATACTTGGTTTTCCGGATGTACATTGCCACTCCTTGCTTGGTGCACGGGATCTCCCATACTTCCTAGGGTAGCTCTCCTGTGCACAATGGCTCCTAAAAAGGCCTAAAGGCTcagagaggaagaaaaactGGTATATTAAAAATAAGTACTCTCAATTACTCTGGATTGCTATGATATATTCTGTATTACACTCTGTACCATGCATGCACCTTAGTAGAATTAAAAATGATCTACGATCTTCTGCCTTGGGCTGAAAGAACATGGAGCTTACGGAAGGTGCCCGCGTGTGAATAACTAAGAGGGGCAAATGGTATGGTCGGCTCATCCGGGCCTTCCTCAACTTGATTGACCGAGCTACCAATACGAAGGTTGTTGTTTTGTCATGCTTTCAAGTCCATCCATTGAATTATGATGCTTGGAAATCCCCCCCTCCCAAGTCAGAATCTAGAAGATGAGACCAGTTATCTCTGTTTCTCAGGTCTCACTATGGAGTACTTATTCACTCATTTGTTTCACTAGTCTTCTTTGTTAACCCCAGGGGAACCGGGTATTCAACACGCTTGCTTGGCCTATGTGCCTAGCTATTGCTCGCGTGCGCTTCTACCCGTCTAGCTCTTCCTATGTGAGCGATGTTGTTGTTCCTTTCCAAGTTTCCAAGTTTCCAGCGCAAAGCTCCGTCCTACAGTAGCCTTAAATTTCCTATAATTCGTGGCATTTAGTGTCCCAGTGCCTGGACTCTTCTGCGTGTgacctacctacctacctactcAGTACATACTCTGTATCTTTAGTGACTCCATTTCTTGGTATCGACatccttcttcccttccgTGAGTTCCCTCATTCTTTTTCCTTGGCTATTTCCTCTCTCGTCTCGAAGGCTCCTCGTCACCATGGGAGCTGGGGCTATCCTAGAGCCCCTGGTTGTAATCGTCCTGCTCTTCGGAGGGACTTGGATAAATCGGTCTACCGCAACTTTCTCGGCTGTGCGCAGAGTTCGTAGATCCAGCACGTCTACACGTGCTAATTCTCCAGACTCACTGGAGTCTGGGTTATCGTCGCCAACGGCAAAGGATGCTCTGTTGAATTCGCGCACCCCGTCACCGACACTGGTACAACTCAACGACGCTCGATGGCGCAAACGCCAGATCCGGATCCTCTCATACACTTTTGAGGTCAAATCACCAGATACTGCTGTCTTTCAAGACCGTCTTCTCAGTCGCTTGCTCCGGAAGTTCCCGTTTCTGGTTGAGTGCTGGTATTGGGCCTTAGTTTACTGGGTATGTCCTTATATTGCTAACAGGTCTCGTTTCTGCTTGagaaaggatgaaaagaaatacAATATGCTTACACGTCAAACTCTAGACATACCAACTGGGCCGTGCATTCACCGCGGTCACCCTGCAAGAAGGGACCGTTGATGTAGCAAGGAAACATGCTCTTCAGATCATCCAAATAGAGAAAAGCTTGCGTATCTTCTGGGAGGTCTCAATACAACGGGTTTTCCTTCGTCACAGTCAGCTGATGTCCGTGATCAACTGGGTGTACTCCTTCATACACATTCCAGGCACTATTGCCTTCCTCGTTGGGCTCTACTACTACACCACTACGCGAAACCGAGTTGATGAATCGCAGATTGGAAAGCCCTTGGGTGCTGCGAAAGGATCCACTGCTGGCCCGTTGCTTTATCAAGCCCGGCGCCGTACCCTCGCTGTTTGCAATCTCCTTGCTTTCGTGGTCTTCACTCTCTGGCCTTGTATGCCTCCTCGCCTCCTCAGTGACGAGAATGTGAAAGGCCCCGACGGAGAGCTAGGACGTAGCTACGGCTTTGTCGATACTGTGCATGGCGTCAATGGTGCTGGTAGCGTCTGGACTGAGAATCGATTCTGTAATCAGTATGGTAAGCATTAGTAATTCCGCACTGTGCTTTCAAGTTCTTGTCTTCGGGTGCTAACTGGAGTATTGTCGTCAGCTGCCATGCCCTCGTTGCACTTCGGATATTCCCTAATGATTGGGCTTACAATCATGACTATCCCATTGCCGTCACATCGACGCCGGCCTGCTGTTCGCTCGCGCTTGTTGGGTCGCGCGCTGGGCTTTCGGCTCCCGTCATGGTCCCGTTTAGCCTGCTTGTTGGTCGGATTTCTTTATCCATTTGTTATATTGGTCGCAATCATCGCCACGGCCAACCACTTCATTCTCGACGCTGTTGCAGGGACAGTCGTCTGTGTCCTAGGATGGCGGTTTAATAGCATCTTACTGAATCTTCTGCCGTTAGAGGACTATTTCCTCTGGCTAGTTCGCATCCATAAACCAGAGCCCACAGCGATGGACAATGTCGACTACtgggacgatgacgaagtaCCAGATTTTCCTGCTCTTTACTGATGATCTGCTCTCTGGCGCGTCATGGCGGACCTCCACTTGGAACCGAACATTAAGATATCCTTCTCTATTCTTCATCTATCATTGCTGTGGGATTGTACAGGCCTCGTTTTGGTTTATTGTTCCACGACCTGCCCTTTCACCTATGTTCACAACGCGACTTAAGACACTTGGGAAAGGACTAATAACGACTATACCATTCTCCACGATATCATTAAATCACTTGAAATGTGTACATATAGAAGACAAACTAGGACTTCTCATCCTATGAATACCTTGCTCCTGCCCCAGCACAGCGGCATCTCATACTGATAATATCATGATCGTCAGTTCTCGATACGAACCATCCAGCACAGTAGCTGAAACACTGCTTGTATGCCAGTGGAAGGTAACGGAATCCCGGAAAAACTAACAGCATGATATTGCATCGCTGGATATTGTATACCTATAAATGGCTACCAGCGAGCTATGCAGCTCATTCATAATTCTGGATGTTGAGCCAGCGTTCAAGCAAGGCAAATGACAAGACCAAATGAATAGGCTATTAAACCTTATTATCTCTATGCAAGCCTGTAGAGCCATAATTCGGGAGCCTGAAGAGATCAGaaactacggagtaactgAGATTGATTCCATTTCCAGTGTTACTTGAAACAGCGTGAAGATTCGCGGGGTGCCGTCGTTTTCCATCGACCCGCCTCTCTCCAGGTGCCCCATCGTCGATATTCCTTCCTCCCAGCACTACCCTTCACTGACTTCCTTGTTGCTACTCGCGAACTTAGGAGATCTTTGAATCATAGAAGTGTATTTGGTCTGTGAATAATCAAGCGTCCCTGTACTCTTTAAGTTTTCGTGCTTCACACGCAAACCCCGTATACTTGGGTATTGGCACCTTGAGCGAATCCGGGTCTATATTGTCAACAAGGTCAGTCATCATGTTCTTCTGCGCAGTTGTTGCCCTCGCTAACAATATCGACCGTCCGGGCGACCGTAGCTGCACTGAAACAATCGCTATCATACGTTTGGTCGCGTCGTGTCTTGCCTTCAGCTAGTCACAGCTGACTTCGACGAGAGGAGCGTTTTATCTTCCTTAAGGCATTTGCGGCTATTGCCCATTTCTTTGCGACAATTGAGACTACGCGCAGAGAGAGAGTCATCGCAGTTTGGACAGAAGGCTCTTGTGGTTCTTCTGCTGCGGTCTATCAGTTACTACGCTTCTCCGCGTTTCGGAGATAAAACGCTAGGCGATCATCAACAGTCAGAAGTGTTGTCCAAGCCGCGTCGTTTCTTGCTTGCGCCTTGATCATCCATCAACTACCTCTGTCTATTGATCTGAGAAGGTCCCCGAATCATCCGACCACTGGAGGATTCGCACCACGCTGATTTCGTATCTCCCGGTCGGGCTTGTCAACCTGGTGGCCTGTCTGGTCAGAATTCGTCTTGGGGGCTAATATACGACTTTCTAACATACTACAAGACGAACAGCAGACCTGAATTTATCTGGAGGCTGTTGTAATACTCGATCGTTTGACCTTGACCGTTGTTGTGTTGAGCTCATCCGTTGCGTCATTTGTGGATTGGCAGACTCCCTTTTCCCCCAAGCGCACGCGTTGTTCGAACTTCCCGCCTCCCGGCGTCGCGACCTTCTCCACCACATCTCCCGGCTCAAAccaccttcatcctcccaccatctccttcattGAAAGTCTCGGCTTCCTTCAACCGCATTTCAGTTCATTGTTGCTCTGAATTTAATTGAGCTCTGTCGCACACTATGGCCGAGGACACCCCTGCTGACTCCAGGACCGAAGTTGGCGAGGCGCCTGTCGAGCGCGCTCCTTCTGCTGTGGCCAAAACTGCGCCCGTGGAATCAGCTCCGGAGACGTCCAAGGAgcaagagacagagaaggTCAATGGCACCCAGGAAAAGCCATCAGGTAAGAATTTTTCAGTACCATTGTTGTGTGACCTGCACTCTTCCccgtttttctttttttctttttttgggaAGGGGCAGGGTGTCGCTCAGTTTCGCTTTTCATCTGAGACTTGAATCGCTAATTATGGCTTCACTGTCCATCAGGCGAGGCTAGTGTCTCtgaagagaaaaaggaatcGACTGATACTTCGGCCGAAAAGTCCAAGGCACCTGCAGAGGCTGCTGACGCGAAGGAACCGGAAGCGACCGCCGCGGCGCCGGCAGAGTCCGAGGCTCAAGAagctcctccatcttccaaGAAGTCTGGAGGCTCGAGGCGCAAATCCGCTAGCGGTGTCCCGGAACATAAGTCCAAGCTGAGCCGGAAGAAGTCGCAAGCTCGTATGACAAATTTGCACGCGAAACCTGGCGAGTACTATCTCGCGCGACTGCGGAGCTTCCCTCCCTGGCCGTCTATCATC from Aspergillus fumigatus Af293 chromosome 8, whole genome shotgun sequence includes the following:
- a CDS encoding phosphosulfolactate synthase → MMLASTSRVGTIPKYIAGPVPRQRFRLVKTGLSRQFATSYQAQKQLTLLQDKHHGFGFARSNPRPPKPRGKGVTEIRGPYYTVMGKRYLADVLETMGTHVDGLKFAGGSFSLFQEKPLRELIDLAHDYGVYVSTGGWAEHLLTHPDANTVFDKYLKKCKDLGFDVIELSSGFLSFPEDDWLGLVDKVHAYKLKAKPELGIQFGAGGDTPASGLEAIGTSDPGKLVNMGRKFLDVGVERLMIESEGITENVQSWRTDVVSTIMKELPSERVMFEAADPKVFNWYIREFGIDVNLFVDHSQIVQLSCLRQGIWGTADTWGKVVSFRSE
- a CDS encoding phosphatase PAP2 family protein; amino-acid sequence: MGAGAILEPLVVIVLLFGGTWINRSTATFSAVRRVRRSSTSTRANSPDSLESGLSSPTAKDALLNSRTPSPTLVQLNDARWRKRQIRILSYTFEVKSPDTAVFQDRLLSRLLRKFPFLVECWYWALVYWTYQLGRAFTAVTLQEGTVDVARKHALQIIQIEKSLRIFWEVSIQRVFLRHSQLMSVINWVYSFIHIPGTIAFLVGLYYYTTTRNRVDESQIGKPLGAAKGSTAGPLLYQARRRTLAVCNLLAFVVFTLWPCMPPRLLSDENVKGPDGELGRSYGFVDTVHGVNGAGSVWTENRFCNQYAAMPSLHFGYSLMIGLTIMTIPLPSHRRRPAVRSRLLGRALGFRLPSWSRLACLLVGFLYPFVILVAIIATANHFILDAVAGTVVCVLGWRFNSILLNLLPLEDYFLWLVRIHKPEPTAMDNVDYWDDDEVPDFPALY